A genomic window from Blastococcus saxobsidens DD2 includes:
- a CDS encoding ATP-binding protein — protein sequence MARLAWPLRPLPDGRGEVWRWRLGALAELPPARASLRSHLGGLGFPDDPADECSEQLVLAFDELASNALRHGESPVVATVVAGSGGWLLDVSDRAPEAMPAPTVDRDPAQGGMGLQLVARLSVAHGWYVDDGCKHVWACLPTSGDEQARAIA from the coding sequence ATGGCGCGACTCGCATGGCCGCTGCGCCCGCTGCCCGATGGGCGTGGCGAGGTCTGGCGGTGGCGACTCGGTGCACTCGCCGAACTGCCCCCCGCCCGCGCCTCCCTCCGCAGCCATCTTGGGGGCCTCGGCTTCCCCGACGACCCGGCCGACGAGTGCAGCGAGCAGCTGGTGCTCGCGTTCGACGAACTGGCCTCCAACGCCCTGCGCCACGGCGAGTCACCGGTGGTGGCCACGGTCGTGGCCGGCAGCGGCGGCTGGCTGCTCGACGTGAGCGACCGCGCTCCGGAGGCCATGCCGGCCCCTACCGTCGACCGGGACCCCGCGCAGGGCGGAATGGGGCTGCAGCTGGTGGCCCGCCTGTCGGTGGCGCACGGCTGGTACGTCGACGACGGCTGCAAGCACGTCTGGGCCTGCCTGCCCACCAGCGGCGACGAGCAGGCCCGGGCGATCGCCTGA
- a CDS encoding response regulator, whose amino-acid sequence MKILIADDSRVMRQIVIRTLRQAGYDDHDIVEAEDGADALAKVGSERPDLVLSDWNMPNMTGIECLQALRASGSAVPFGFVTSEGSPEMREKAANAGAMFLIAKPFNEDIFKEHLDGVIA is encoded by the coding sequence GTGAAGATCCTGATCGCCGACGACAGCCGCGTCATGCGGCAGATCGTCATCCGCACGCTGCGTCAGGCCGGGTACGACGACCACGACATCGTCGAGGCCGAGGACGGCGCCGACGCGCTGGCCAAGGTCGGGTCCGAGAGGCCGGACCTGGTCCTGTCGGACTGGAACATGCCCAACATGACCGGCATCGAGTGCCTGCAGGCCCTGCGGGCCAGCGGTTCGGCCGTGCCCTTCGGGTTCGTCACCTCGGAGGGCTCGCCGGAGATGCGCGAGAAGGCGGCGAACGCCGGTGCGATGTTCCTCATCGCCAAGCCGTTCAACGAGGACATCTTCAAGGAGCACCTGGACGGGGTGATCGCATGA
- a CDS encoding chemotaxis protein CheX, with protein sequence MSTIDTRKRRRASDARPVITDLIDEATVLSIAEETWVALVGEDEVLVPIPGAAPVDIVSSWVDVVGPWTGSVVLTTGRGTAEELSRALLREAVPEVLEHEDVEDAFGEIANVVGGNVKAALPGPSGLSLPQVGSAPVVRNPVDVCRVDVVWRGEPVSISVQGALPPLPVSSPTRENEVSL encoded by the coding sequence GTGAGCACGATCGACACGAGGAAGCGTCGCCGCGCGAGCGACGCCCGTCCGGTCATCACCGATCTGATCGACGAGGCCACCGTCCTCTCGATCGCCGAGGAGACCTGGGTCGCCCTCGTCGGTGAGGACGAGGTCCTCGTCCCGATCCCCGGTGCGGCCCCGGTGGACATCGTGTCCAGCTGGGTGGACGTCGTCGGCCCCTGGACCGGCAGCGTCGTCCTCACCACCGGCCGTGGCACGGCGGAAGAGCTGTCCCGCGCCCTGCTGCGCGAGGCCGTTCCTGAGGTGCTCGAGCACGAGGACGTCGAAGACGCCTTCGGCGAGATCGCCAACGTCGTCGGCGGCAACGTCAAGGCCGCGCTGCCCGGCCCGTCCGGCCTGAGCCTGCCCCAGGTCGGGAGCGCCCCGGTCGTCCGCAACCCCGTCGACGTGTGCCGCGTCGACGTGGTCTGGCGCGGCGAGCCGGTCTCCATCTCCGTGCAGGGCGCCCTTCCGCCACTGCCGGTGTCCTCCCCCACGCGCGAGAACGAGGTGTCACTGTGA